Proteins encoded together in one Mus pahari chromosome 9, PAHARI_EIJ_v1.1, whole genome shotgun sequence window:
- the Nabp2 gene encoding SOSS complex subunit B1, with protein MTTETFVKDIKPGLKNLNLIFIVLETGRVTKTKDGHEVRTCKVADKTGSINISVWDDVGNLIQPGDIIRLTKGYASVFKGCLTLYTGRGGDLQKIGEFCMVYSEVPNFSEPNPEYNTQQAPNKSVQNNDNSPTAPQATTAPPAASPASESQNGNGLSTQPGPVGGPHPSHTPSHPPSTRITRSQPNHTPSGPPGPSSNPVSNGKETRRSSKR; from the exons ATGACGACCGAGACCTTCGTGAAGGATATCAAGCCCGGGCTCAAGAATCTGAACCTTATCTTCATTGTACTGGAGACAG GCCGGGTGACCAAGACAAAGGACGGGCATGAGGTTCGGACCTGTAAAGTGGCAGACAAAACGGGCAGCATCAACATCTCAGTATGGGACGATGTGGGCAACCTGATCCAACCTGGGGACATTATCCGACTCACCAAAGG GTATGCTTCCGTGTTCAAAGGTTGTCTGACACTGTACACTGGCCGTGGGGGCGATCTGCAGAAGATTGGAGA ATTCTGTATGGTTTATTCCGAAGTACCTAATTTCAGCGAGCCCAACCCAGAGTATAACACGCAGCAGGCGCCCAACAAATCG GTGCAGAACAATGACAACAGCCCTACTGCCCCACAAGCTACCACAGCACCCCCTGCTGCCTCTCCAG CTTCCGAGAGCCAGAATGGGAATGGACTGAGCACCCAGCCAGGTCCTGTGGGTGGCCCCCATCCTTCTCACACCCCCTCACATCCCCCTAGCACTCGAATCACTCGAAGTCAACCCAACCACACGCCTTCCGGCCCTCCTGGCCCCTCCAGCAACCCTGTCAGCAACGGCAAAGAAACCCGAAGAAGCAGCAAGAGATGA
- the Slc39a5 gene encoding zinc transporter ZIP5 codes for MGPPVHHLLTGLCVGVALGWVGGSVPNLGPAEQEQNHYLAQLFGLYGENGTLTAGGLARLLHSLGLGRVQGLRLGHHEPPTGRAAPTSGDNFTHRLHEPELSVAVWAGVPLGPSGWGDQEESKVPDLHGSGPSGLDLIQRLLLLDHSLADHLNEDCLNGSQLLVNFGLSPVAPLTPRQFALLCPALLYQIDSRVCIKTTAPAPPGDVLSALLHSGLAVLFLSLPAPLSLLLLRLLGPRLLRPVLGFLGALAVGTLCGDALLHLLPHAQGGRHTGPSEQAEEDLGPGLSVLGGLFLLFMLENTLGLVRHRGLRPRCCRNKRDLGEPNPDPEDGSGMVLRPLQAASEPEVQGQRENSQSPPSPAPLAHQGHSHEHRGGSIAWMVLLGDCLHNLTDGLALGAAFSDGFSSGLSTTLAVFCHELPHELGDFAMLLREGLSFRKLLLLSLVSGALGLGGAALGVGLSLGPVPLTPWVFGTTAGVFLYVALVDMLPTLLRPPEPLPVLHVLLQGLGLLLGGSLMFTIALLEEKLLPSVPDG; via the exons ATGGGGCCCCCAGTACATCATCTGTTGACTGGCCTGTGTGTGGGGGTGGCCTTGGGCTGGGTAGGAGGCTCGGTCCCAAACCTGGGCCCAGCCGAACAGGAACAGAACCACTACCTGGCCCAGCTGTTTGGCCTGTATGGAGAGAATGGGACACTGACTGCAGGGGGCCTGGCTCGGCTTCTCCACAGCCTAGGACTAGGCCGAGTCCAGGGCCTCCGTCTGGGACACCATGAGCCTCCCACTGGGCGGGCTGCACCCACAAGTGGAGACAATTTCACACACAG GCTGCACGAGCCGGAGCTGAGTGTGGCCGTCTGGGCAGGGGTGCCTCTGGGCCCTTCGGGTTGGGGTGACCAGGAAGAGTCAAAGGTTCCCGACCTGCACGGGTCAGGGCCCTCGGGCCTAGACCTCATCCAGAGGCTTCTGCTGTTGGACCACTCGTTGGCTGACCATCTGAATGAGGAT TGTCTGAATGGCTCCCAGCTGCTGGTCAATTTTGGACTGAGCCCTGTTGCTCCTCTGACCCCTCGTCAGTTCGCTCTGCTGTGCCCAGCCCTGCTTTATCAGATTGACAGCCGTGTTTGCATCAAAACCACAGCTCCAGCACCTCCGGGGGATGTACTGTCTG ccctgcttcaCAGTGGCCTGGCAGTCCTGTTCCTCAgcctccctgctcccctctccctgctgctgctgcggctccTGGGACCTCGTCTGTTGCGGCCAGTGCTGGGCTTCCTGGGGGCCCTGGCCGTGGGTACTCTCTGTGGGGATGCTCTGCTGCACCTGCTCCCACAT GCCCAAGGAGGGCGGCACACAGGACCCAGTGAGCAAGCAGAGGAGGACCTGGGTCCGGGGCTGTCGGTGCTTGGTGGCCTCTTCCTGCTCTTCATGCTAGAGAACACGCTAGGACTTGTGCGGCACAGAGGGCTCAGGCCA AGATGCTGCAGGAACAAAAGGGATCTTGGAGAACCAAACCCTGACCCAGAGGATGGCAGTGGGATGGTCCTTCGACCCCTACAGGCAGCTTCAG AGCCAGAGGTTCAGGGCCAGAGGGAGAACAGCCAGTCCCcaccatctccagcccctcttgcGCACCAAGGCCACAGCCACGAGCACCGGGGTGGCAGTATCGCATGGATGGTCCTCCTGGGAGATTGCCTGCACAACCTCACGGACGGGCTCGCATTAG GTGCTGCCTTTTCCGACGGCTTCTCCAGTGGCCTCAGCACTACCCTAGCAGTCTTCTGCCACGAGCTGCCCCACGAGCTGG GCGACTTTGCCATGCTGCTTAGGGAGGGGCTGTCCTTTCGGAAGCTTCTGCTGCTGAGCCTCGTCTCTGGAGCCCTGGGACTGGGGGGTGCagccctgggggtggggctcagctTGGGCCCTGTGCCCCTCACCCCCTGGGTGTTTGGGACCACGGCTGGGGTTTTCCTCTATGTGGCCCTGGTGGATATG CTGCCAACCCTGCTTCGTCCTCCCGAGCCCCTGCCTGTGCTCCATGTGCTTCTGCAGGGGCTGGGGCTGCTACTGGGGGGCAGCCTCATGTTTACCATAGCCCTGTTGGAGGAGAAGCTACTGCCCTCGGTTCCTGATGGCTGA